The following proteins are co-located in the Trichormus variabilis 0441 genome:
- a CDS encoding MlaD family protein, translating into MRDLITNRFTSQRTLREGSVGLLFLLGLGAFGVILLWLNRYTAAGSSYKAVVEFANAGGMQRGATVRYRGVKVGRISQIQPGPNAVEVEIEFAQSDLIIPRDVVIEANQTGLISESIIDITPKSSLPTGQNLTKPLDKNCDNSLIVCNNSRLKGQIGISVDALIRSSTDFANTYNNPEFYQRVNRLLETSAQAATGVAALTQDFRGLTKSFQGQLGTFASTANTVQRATNELTVSTTKTVNQFGITADKFGTTATQASRLLSDLNSLLNTNRSSLVGALNNITETSNQLRLTVTNLSPSLNRLTQGELIKNLETLSANAAQASANLRNATESLNDPKNAVLLQQTLDSARLTFENTQKITSDLDELTGDPSFRQNLRQLVNGLSGLVSSTDQMEQQAKLATVLESMKAAADKPNITIPSLATNPLPNAVTIANNQPQLSSQEKLLQQLRDYAEQGNSEEKQGKEKKTNEN; encoded by the coding sequence ATGCGAGACTTGATCACCAATCGTTTTACATCGCAACGCACATTAAGGGAAGGTTCAGTAGGGTTATTATTTCTGCTGGGACTAGGGGCGTTTGGAGTTATTCTATTGTGGTTGAATAGGTATACGGCTGCTGGTAGTTCTTACAAAGCCGTGGTGGAATTTGCCAATGCAGGGGGTATGCAAAGAGGCGCAACAGTTCGCTATCGCGGCGTGAAGGTGGGCAGAATTTCTCAAATTCAACCAGGGCCAAATGCTGTAGAAGTGGAAATTGAATTTGCTCAATCTGACCTGATTATTCCCCGCGATGTGGTGATAGAAGCTAATCAGACTGGATTGATTAGCGAAAGTATTATCGATATCACACCCAAATCATCACTACCCACTGGGCAAAATCTCACTAAACCTCTAGATAAGAATTGTGATAACAGCCTCATCGTTTGTAATAATTCTCGGTTAAAGGGGCAAATAGGTATAAGTGTTGATGCGCTGATTCGTAGCAGTACTGACTTTGCGAATACATACAATAACCCTGAATTTTATCAAAGGGTAAATAGACTTTTGGAAACCTCCGCCCAAGCAGCCACCGGTGTAGCCGCACTAACCCAAGATTTTCGTGGTTTGACAAAAAGCTTTCAAGGACAGTTAGGTACTTTTGCTTCCACCGCCAATACTGTACAACGAGCCACTAATGAACTAACTGTTTCTACCACTAAAACAGTCAATCAATTCGGTATCACAGCAGATAAATTTGGCACGACCGCAACTCAAGCGAGTCGTTTGTTGAGTGATTTGAACAGTTTGTTAAATACCAATCGCTCAAGCTTGGTCGGCGCTTTGAATAATATTACAGAAACTAGCAATCAATTACGCTTGACTGTGACAAATTTATCACCAAGTCTGAATCGCTTAACTCAAGGAGAGTTAATCAAAAACCTAGAAACTCTATCTGCAAATGCTGCTCAAGCCTCGGCTAATTTGCGAAATGCAACTGAAAGTTTAAATGATCCGAAAAATGCAGTGTTGCTGCAACAGACTTTAGATTCAGCGAGGTTGACTTTTGAAAATACCCAAAAAATTACATCTGATTTAGATGAATTGACAGGCGATCCGAGTTTTCGGCAAAATCTTAGGCAATTGGTGAACGGTTTGAGTGGTTTGGTGTCTTCTACAGACCAAATGGAACAGCAAGCAAAGTTAGCTACTGTCCTAGAGTCAATGAAAGCCGCCGCCGACAAGCCTAATATTACCATTCCCTCTCTTGCTACTAACCCATTACCTAATGCTGTGACAATTGCGAATAATCAGCCGCAATTATCATCTCAGGAAAAATTATTGCAGCAGCTACGGGACTATGCAGAACAAGGTAACAGTGAGGAGAAGCAGGGAAAAGAGAAAAAAACTAATGAAAACTGA
- a CDS encoding DHH family phosphoesterase — translation MQLNSSFKQSESFSLTKEPNSEEPEVDKEAEVTITRPSLPVSTGEGVGIYLGQRNNSLAFQKSEELQKALLLHRHERQLIILQDFPDPDALSCAWAYQLIAQQYDIKCEIIYAGTLSHQENIALVKLTGLPAQRWTPQTIKGKDLSCYQGFILIDNQGTTSQLLTSVQQAGIPLVAVIDHHSLQTELKADFVDVRPYVRATATIFTQYLQAGLLGLDSSISQHVKCATALMHGLRSDTNRLMQAQEEDFMAAAYLSRFYDAQLLNAILQANRSKRVMDVIERSLKNRIVQNNFSIAGVGYLRYDDRDAIPQAADFLVTEENVHTAVVYGIVHDEDDELEVVIGSLRTTKLTLDPDEFIKEAFGQDSTGRFFGGGRTGAGGFEIPMGFLSGGNENSAYARMKWEVFDAQIKQKLLRLVNPKDNPIQSE, via the coding sequence ATGCAATTGAATTCTTCATTTAAGCAGTCTGAGAGTTTTTCGTTGACTAAAGAGCCAAATTCAGAAGAACCTGAAGTAGACAAAGAAGCAGAAGTGACAATAACTAGACCATCTTTGCCAGTATCGACAGGCGAAGGAGTAGGTATTTATCTAGGGCAACGAAACAATTCCCTTGCCTTTCAAAAGTCAGAAGAATTGCAAAAGGCTCTATTATTACACCGACATGAGCGTCAGTTGATAATATTGCAAGACTTCCCAGACCCCGATGCTCTTTCTTGTGCCTGGGCTTACCAATTAATTGCCCAGCAATATGATATCAAGTGTGAAATTATTTATGCCGGGACTTTAAGCCACCAAGAAAATATTGCCCTAGTGAAACTTACTGGTTTACCAGCCCAGCGTTGGACACCACAAACTATCAAGGGCAAAGACTTATCCTGTTATCAAGGTTTTATTTTAATTGATAACCAAGGGACAACTAGTCAGTTACTCACATCTGTTCAGCAAGCAGGTATCCCGCTAGTTGCAGTGATTGATCACCACAGCTTACAGACAGAACTGAAAGCTGACTTTGTGGATGTTCGTCCTTACGTGCGAGCCACAGCGACAATTTTCACTCAGTATCTCCAGGCTGGTCTGTTAGGTTTAGATAGCAGCATTAGTCAGCACGTTAAATGCGCGACTGCCTTGATGCACGGTTTGCGATCGGATACAAATCGACTGATGCAAGCCCAAGAAGAAGACTTTATGGCAGCTGCCTATCTTAGTCGATTTTATGATGCTCAACTGTTAAACGCCATCCTTCAGGCTAACCGTTCTAAACGGGTGATGGACGTGATCGAGCGATCGCTCAAAAATCGTATTGTCCAAAATAACTTTTCTATTGCTGGTGTGGGTTATTTACGGTACGACGATCGTGATGCTATCCCCCAAGCTGCTGATTTTCTGGTAACAGAAGAAAACGTCCACACTGCCGTAGTTTACGGCATTGTTCACGATGAAGATGATGAGCTAGAAGTAGTCATTGGTTCGTTGAGAACAACTAAACTGACCCTAGACCCTGATGAATTTATCAAAGAAGCCTTCGGTCAGGATAGTACAGGTCGATTTTTCGGTGGTGGGAGGACAGGCGCTGGCGGCTTTGAAATTCCTATGGGTTTCTTGTCTGGGGGTAACGAAAACTCTGCCTACGCCAGAATGAAATGGGAAGTATTCGATGCTCAAATTAAGCAAAAGCTCCTGAGATTAGTTAATCCTAAAGATAACCCAATTCAATCAGAATGA
- the rph gene encoding ribonuclease PH, giving the protein MVWQRPDGRKPYELRPINFHTKFTRFAPGSVLTICGETKVLCTVSVAESVPKFLAGSGKGWLTAEYRMLPSATQQRHERELLKLSGRTQEIQRLIGRSLRAAIDFEALGERTLTVDADVLQADAGTRTAAITGGFVALAEAISQLLQRGVLERSPLCGQVAAVSVGLLEQEAYLDLNYIEDVAATVDFNVVMNKNLGIIEVQGTAEEGSFSRTQLNQLLDCAETGIQQLLIAQQKAITDWDELFVGK; this is encoded by the coding sequence ATGGTTTGGCAGCGTCCCGACGGTAGAAAACCCTATGAACTCCGTCCTATCAATTTTCACACTAAATTTACTCGTTTTGCCCCTGGCTCGGTTCTGACAATATGCGGTGAGACTAAGGTATTGTGTACTGTTAGCGTTGCGGAAAGTGTACCCAAGTTTCTTGCAGGTAGTGGCAAAGGTTGGTTAACGGCTGAGTATCGGATGCTACCATCAGCTACACAACAACGGCATGAAAGAGAATTATTGAAGTTATCTGGACGGACGCAAGAAATTCAACGTTTGATTGGGCGTAGTTTACGAGCAGCGATAGATTTTGAGGCGTTAGGAGAACGGACTTTAACTGTAGACGCAGATGTGTTACAAGCTGATGCAGGTACGAGAACGGCAGCAATTACGGGCGGATTTGTAGCATTAGCTGAGGCTATTTCTCAATTATTGCAGCGAGGGGTATTAGAGCGATCGCCTTTATGTGGACAAGTCGCCGCCGTTTCTGTGGGTTTATTAGAACAAGAAGCATATTTAGATTTGAACTATATAGAAGATGTAGCCGCAACGGTAGATTTCAACGTTGTGATGAATAAAAACTTAGGAATTATTGAAGTTCAGGGAACAGCAGAAGAAGGTAGTTTTAGCCGTACCCAATTGAATCAGCTATTAGATTGCGCCGAAACAGGAATTCAGCAACTATTAATTGCCCAACAGAAAGCAATTACTGATTGGGATGAGTTGTTTGTGGGCAAGTAG
- a CDS encoding adenylate kinase family protein: MRLVVLGGSGSGKSTQAQRLCSHLGITQISTGEILREAISHLSELGRQAQPYMVKGELVPDEMIIELIRLRLKKFDVSDGWVLEGYPRTAFQAEELDFLLDELGQKLDWAIYLQVPEAVMVSRSLGRSLPDDQPEIVQRRVEIFYDRTVPILEYYDRRRRLLTINGDQAPELVLQNILKLLLVT, encoded by the coding sequence GTGAGATTAGTGGTTCTGGGAGGTTCAGGGTCGGGAAAAAGCACTCAAGCACAAAGGCTTTGCAGTCATTTAGGAATTACTCAGATTTCTACGGGCGAGATTTTACGGGAAGCCATTTCCCACCTGAGTGAATTAGGCCGTCAGGCCCAACCTTACATGGTTAAAGGGGAACTAGTTCCTGACGAAATGATCATTGAATTAATCCGACTGCGGTTGAAAAAGTTTGATGTAAGTGATGGCTGGGTTTTGGAAGGTTATCCGCGTACTGCCTTCCAAGCTGAAGAGTTGGACTTTTTGCTTGATGAGTTGGGGCAGAAATTAGATTGGGCAATTTATTTACAAGTACCGGAAGCAGTTATGGTGAGTCGTTCTTTGGGGCGTTCTCTACCAGATGACCAACCTGAAATTGTGCAGCGTCGAGTAGAGATTTTTTACGATCGCACAGTTCCCATTTTAGAGTATTACGACCGTCGCCGCCGCCTGTTGACAATTAACGGTGATCAAGCGCCAGAATTAGTGTTGCAAAACATCCTCAAACTACTTTTAGTAACTTAG
- a CDS encoding hybrid sensor histidine kinase/response regulator, producing MSALWTYFFNSAPFIPHGHCYLWQTDLVWLHIISDGLIAVAYYSIPATLFYFVRKRQDLPFYWMFLLFSGFIVACGTTHIMEVWTLWYPTYWVSGFLKAITAIISVFTALALIPLVPKALILPSPAQLERANKDLQNEIGERLKVEAELRKYQNHLEELVNIRTNEITNANEKLQQEIHERQRIVEILRESEERYRYLAEAIPQLVWTADANGECDYFNQNWCDYTGLTLEESLGSGWLAALHLEDLERSYETWSKAVETGTLYENEYRFKRAADGSYRWLLGRGLPLKDHQGRVVKWFGTCTDIHEQKQILEERARLLELEQTARAEAETANRIKDEFLAVLSHELRTPLNAILGWSKLLQERKLEPARTFQALATIERNATLQVQLIEDLLDISRILQGKLVINITKVNLVIVILTALETMRLAAESKLIQVSTNFPSKMGQVMGDSARLQQVVWNLLSNAVKFTPKGGKIEVSLEKVDGYAQIVVSDTGKGIKPEFLPYVFDYFRQADSSSTRRFGGLGLGLAIVRKIVEIHGGTVTAQSLGEEQGASFTVRLPILPEEDGNVTYEQHRSTSSITSSLPLEGIKVLVVDDDADSRDFLTFILEQEGAEVTLAASALEVLQLLPEIKPDVLVSDISMPDMDGYTLIRQVRTWTAEQGGAIPAIALTAFARQYDREQAFQAGFQLHLPKPLNAEEFFAAVVELVNGQ from the coding sequence ATGTCAGCATTGTGGACTTATTTTTTTAATTCAGCACCATTCATTCCACATGGTCACTGCTATTTATGGCAAACGGATTTAGTATGGTTACACATAATATCTGATGGACTCATTGCCGTAGCTTACTATTCTATTCCAGCTACTCTTTTTTACTTTGTCCGTAAACGGCAGGATTTACCTTTTTATTGGATGTTTCTGTTATTTAGTGGATTTATAGTAGCTTGTGGTACAACCCACATCATGGAAGTTTGGACGCTTTGGTATCCTACTTATTGGGTTTCAGGTTTTTTAAAAGCTATTACAGCAATCATATCTGTATTTACAGCATTAGCACTAATACCTCTAGTTCCCAAAGCTCTAATACTCCCTAGTCCTGCTCAACTAGAAAGAGCAAATAAAGACCTGCAAAATGAGATAGGTGAACGATTAAAGGTAGAAGCCGAACTGAGAAAATATCAAAATCACTTGGAAGAACTAGTTAATATACGCACCAATGAAATCACTAATGCTAACGAAAAATTACAACAAGAAATTCATGAACGTCAGCGTATCGTAGAAATTCTCAGAGAAAGTGAGGAACGTTACCGTTATTTAGCTGAAGCAATTCCCCAACTTGTATGGACAGCTGACGCGAATGGTGAATGTGATTATTTCAATCAAAATTGGTGTGATTATACTGGGTTAACCCTAGAGGAATCTTTGGGTTCTGGATGGTTGGCAGCGTTGCATTTAGAAGATTTAGAACGGAGTTATGAAACATGGTCGAAAGCTGTAGAAACTGGTACATTATACGAGAATGAATATCGCTTTAAACGTGCTGCTGATGGTTCCTATCGCTGGCTATTAGGGCGAGGTTTGCCACTTAAAGACCACCAAGGACGCGTAGTCAAGTGGTTTGGAACTTGTACAGATATTCATGAGCAAAAACAAATTCTCGAAGAACGGGCGCGTCTGTTGGAATTGGAGCAAACTGCCAGAGCTGAAGCGGAAACAGCCAATAGAATTAAAGATGAATTTTTAGCTGTCCTCTCCCATGAGTTACGCACTCCCCTGAACGCGATTCTTGGCTGGTCTAAATTATTGCAAGAGCGCAAACTTGAACCGGCAAGGACATTCCAGGCCCTAGCAACTATCGAACGTAATGCCACATTACAAGTACAACTCATTGAAGATTTGTTAGACATCTCCAGAATATTGCAAGGCAAACTAGTAATTAATATTACAAAAGTCAATCTGGTAATTGTCATATTGACGGCATTAGAAACCATGCGTCTAGCCGCAGAAAGTAAGTTAATTCAGGTATCAACTAACTTTCCATCCAAGATGGGGCAAGTGATGGGTGATTCTGCTCGCTTGCAGCAAGTAGTATGGAATCTTCTTTCTAATGCTGTTAAATTCACTCCCAAAGGCGGCAAGATAGAAGTTAGTTTGGAAAAGGTGGACGGCTATGCTCAAATCGTAGTCAGTGATACAGGTAAAGGAATCAAACCAGAGTTTTTACCTTATGTGTTTGATTACTTCCGTCAAGCAGATAGCAGTTCTACCAGAAGATTCGGTGGGCTAGGGTTAGGGCTGGCAATTGTCCGTAAAATCGTGGAAATTCACGGTGGTACGGTGACAGCACAAAGTCTTGGTGAAGAACAGGGAGCTAGTTTTACTGTACGATTACCAATCCTCCCAGAAGAAGATGGGAATGTCACCTACGAACAGCATCGTTCGACATCATCAATAACTAGTTCTTTACCTCTTGAGGGTATCAAGGTTTTAGTCGTTGATGATGATGCTGATTCACGGGATTTTCTGACTTTTATTTTAGAACAGGAGGGAGCCGAGGTTACTTTAGCGGCTTCAGCGTTAGAAGTATTACAACTATTGCCAGAAATTAAACCAGATGTTTTGGTGAGTGATATCAGTATGCCAGATATGGACGGCTATACATTAATTAGGCAAGTGAGGACATGGACAGCAGAACAGGGGGGAGCAATTCCGGCGATCGCCTTAACAGCCTTTGCGCGACAATATGATCGAGAACAAGCCTTCCAAGCCGGATTTCAGCTACACCTACCCAAACCCCTCAACGCCGAAGAATTCTTCGCCGCCGTTGTTGAACTGGTCAATGGTCAATAG
- a CDS encoding DUF4327 family protein: MSVNTVPSINYYSLDVIQDEARRLVEKGMVSRQQPIYTLCQYIPAREWVCVECELEKCDFLLRDRIGDLIGREQWDND, translated from the coding sequence ATGAGTGTGAATACGGTGCCCTCTATCAATTACTACTCCCTAGATGTAATTCAGGACGAAGCACGCCGACTAGTAGAAAAAGGAATGGTCAGCAGACAACAGCCTATCTATACTCTGTGCCAATATATTCCTGCTAGAGAGTGGGTTTGTGTAGAGTGTGAGTTAGAGAAATGTGACTTTCTATTACGCGATCGCATTGGCGACCTCATTGGTCGTGAACAATGGGACAACGACTAA
- the dcd gene encoding dCTP deaminase, with protein MAQKGMIAPFESSLIRKIPKDNLVAAQPVISYGLSSYGYDIRLSSAEFRIFRHIPGTVVDPKNFNPQNLEPTPLHTDKDGSYFILPAHSYGLGVALEKLEVPNNITVICIGKSTYARCGIIANLTPAEAAWRGHLTLEFSNSSSADCRIYADEGVVQLLFLEGEPCAISYETRQGKYQDQLEKVTLAKV; from the coding sequence ATGGCTCAAAAAGGGATGATTGCTCCTTTTGAGTCTAGTTTAATCCGAAAAATTCCCAAAGATAACCTTGTAGCCGCTCAACCCGTCATCAGCTACGGCTTGTCTTCTTACGGCTACGATATTCGCCTCTCATCAGCTGAGTTCCGCATTTTTCGCCACATCCCTGGAACTGTAGTTGATCCCAAAAACTTTAATCCCCAAAATTTGGAACCAACACCGCTACATACAGATAAAGATGGCAGTTACTTTATCTTGCCAGCGCATAGTTATGGTTTGGGGGTTGCCCTGGAAAAACTAGAGGTGCCAAATAATATTACAGTCATTTGCATAGGTAAAAGCACGTATGCTCGCTGTGGTATTATAGCTAACTTAACACCTGCGGAAGCGGCTTGGCGGGGTCATTTAACTCTAGAGTTTTCTAATTCTTCTAGTGCTGACTGTCGTATCTACGCTGATGAAGGCGTTGTACAATTACTCTTCTTGGAGGGTGAACCTTGTGCTATAAGTTACGAAACACGTCAGGGTAAATATCAGGATCAGTTGGAGAAGGTGACTCTGGCTAAAGTTTAG
- a CDS encoding ABC transporter ATP-binding protein, which yields MKQPLIQLKGVSKSFGNNQVLDNVDLTIYRGEALGIIGPSGTGKSTILRIIAGLITPDAGEIYVQGVKREGLIEDGQDPVGIGMVFQQAALFDSLTVEENVGFLLYQHSRLERSRIRELVAEKLEMVGLRGIGHLYPSELSGGMRKRVSFARAIMSNPDNPAEGPEVLLYDEPTAGLDPIASTVIEDLIRDLQCTHGVCSTYAIVTHQDSTIRRTSDRLVFLYQGQVQWEGTVSDIDTTDHPLINQFVSGSVQGPIQVVG from the coding sequence ATGAAACAACCACTAATTCAACTTAAAGGCGTTTCTAAGTCTTTTGGTAACAATCAGGTTTTAGATAATGTAGATTTGACGATTTATCGAGGTGAAGCTTTAGGGATTATCGGCCCTTCAGGAACTGGTAAATCCACAATCTTACGGATAATAGCAGGCTTAATTACTCCTGATGCTGGGGAAATTTATGTGCAAGGAGTCAAAAGGGAAGGGTTGATTGAGGATGGTCAAGACCCAGTGGGTATTGGTATGGTATTTCAGCAAGCAGCATTATTTGATTCTTTGACTGTAGAAGAGAATGTGGGATTTTTACTTTATCAACATTCTCGGTTAGAGCGATCGCGTATTCGAGAATTAGTCGCAGAAAAACTAGAAATGGTTGGTTTGCGGGGAATCGGTCATCTGTACCCATCAGAACTTTCTGGGGGGATGCGAAAACGGGTAAGTTTTGCCCGTGCAATTATGTCTAACCCTGATAATCCCGCAGAAGGCCCAGAGGTTTTACTTTACGACGAACCCACAGCCGGACTAGACCCCATTGCTTCCACAGTCATCGAAGATTTAATCCGTGACTTGCAATGTACACATGGAGTTTGTAGTACCTATGCGATCGTCACTCACCAAGATAGTACGATTCGACGGACATCTGATAGACTGGTGTTTCTTTATCAGGGTCAAGTGCAATGGGAAGGCACAGTTAGTGATATAGACACTACCGACCATCCATTAATCAATCAGTTTGTCAGTGGAAGTGTACAAGGGCCAATTCAAGTAGTTGGTTAG
- a CDS encoding phytoene desaturase family protein, producing the protein MNFSLPTPQSPLDIIVIGSGIGGLCAAGLLARYGKRVIVCESHTIPGGAAHSFKRRGFEFDSGPSFYCGLTDVQSLNPIKQVLDALGESLPVVPYDPLGKYHFPEGTVAVYSNTERYLHEVEKITPQGANELQQFTKRLLGLYDAMKGIPTLALRSDWQVILILLQHYLMSLGQMLPYLPLVQSSVGDVMDRTVNDPWVRRLIDLECFLLSGLKAHGTIAPEVAFMLGERSRVGVEYPIGGSATIVNALVRGLERWGGQLRLGCHVEQILLEAGKVVGVKLRNGEILNAPIVISNATIWDTYNHLLRPEDLPTAYRQEALQTLAVKSFMHLHLGIRADGLENLTGHHVVVNDSGVDITTPGNTCMISIPSVWDAALAPEGHHVVHAYTLESYTGWERNDGYAVKKREKAESLYRALERIIPDIRERVVLELIGTPLTHAHYLRRYQGTYGPAIAAGQGMFPSTHTPIQGLYRVGDSTTPGIGVPAVAASGILCANTLVERSQTTDLLDILQKK; encoded by the coding sequence ATGAACTTTTCACTTCCTACTCCCCAATCTCCACTAGATATCATCGTTATCGGTAGCGGTATCGGTGGTTTATGTGCGGCTGGGTTGTTGGCACGTTATGGTAAACGAGTGATTGTGTGCGAAAGTCATACAATTCCCGGTGGTGCAGCCCATAGCTTTAAACGGCGCGGATTTGAGTTTGATTCTGGCCCCTCCTTTTATTGTGGTTTGACGGATGTCCAGAGTTTGAATCCTATCAAACAGGTTCTTGATGCCTTGGGTGAATCTCTCCCAGTTGTACCGTATGATCCTTTAGGAAAATACCATTTTCCTGAGGGAACTGTTGCAGTGTACAGCAACACCGAAAGATACCTTCATGAAGTAGAGAAAATCACTCCCCAAGGTGCAAACGAACTACAGCAATTCACAAAACGCTTATTAGGTTTATACGATGCCATGAAAGGCATTCCCACCTTAGCATTGCGTTCAGATTGGCAGGTAATTTTGATTTTACTGCAACATTACCTAATGTCTTTGGGGCAAATGTTACCTTACTTACCCTTGGTTCAGTCTTCTGTAGGGGATGTGATGGATAGGACTGTTAACGACCCTTGGGTAAGACGACTAATTGATTTAGAGTGTTTTCTGCTTTCTGGTTTAAAGGCACACGGCACAATTGCCCCAGAGGTGGCTTTTATGTTGGGTGAACGTTCCCGTGTGGGAGTTGAGTATCCAATAGGGGGTAGTGCCACAATTGTCAATGCCTTGGTGCGGGGTTTGGAACGTTGGGGCGGTCAGTTACGCTTGGGATGTCATGTTGAGCAGATTTTGCTGGAAGCTGGCAAAGTTGTAGGTGTGAAGTTACGAAATGGTGAAATTCTCAACGCGCCTATTGTGATTTCTAATGCGACAATTTGGGACACCTACAATCACTTGTTACGTCCTGAAGATTTACCCACTGCCTATCGGCAAGAGGCGTTACAGACACTGGCTGTAAAAAGTTTTATGCACCTGCATCTAGGTATCAGAGCAGATGGGTTAGAAAATTTAACAGGACATCACGTAGTAGTCAATGATTCTGGTGTAGATATTACTACCCCAGGCAATACTTGTATGATATCGATTCCCAGTGTGTGGGATGCGGCTCTTGCTCCAGAGGGACATCATGTAGTTCATGCCTATACCCTAGAATCCTACACTGGATGGGAACGCAATGATGGGTATGCAGTGAAGAAAAGGGAAAAAGCCGAGTCTTTATACCGTGCTTTAGAACGCATCATTCCCGATATTAGAGAGCGTGTAGTCTTGGAACTCATCGGTACACCCTTGACTCATGCTCATTATCTACGTCGCTATCAAGGAACCTACGGCCCTGCCATTGCGGCTGGTCAGGGAATGTTTCCGAGTACACATACACCCATTCAGGGTTTGTATCGCGTTGGTGATAGCACTACCCCAGGCATTGGTGTCCCGGCGGTAGCCGCTTCTGGTATTTTATGTGCAAATACCTTGGTAGAGCGATCGCAAACAACAGACTTATTAGATATTCTCCAGAAGAAATAA
- a CDS encoding P-loop NTPase family protein encodes MVAQLETPSANSSLSLPYPIEGLVQVFTSSHRNFFTSVMGQALRIAGQGTPVLIVQFLKGGIKQGQDRPIQLGQNLDWIRCDLPRCIDTPHLDESENQALQKLWLHTQQVVDEDKYSLVVLDELSLAIHFGLIPESDVLAFLAKRSPHVDIIFTGTEMPQSILDVADQITEIRRSHCP; translated from the coding sequence ATGGTTGCCCAGTTAGAAACGCCCAGTGCAAATTCGTCCCTCAGTTTACCTTACCCAATTGAAGGGCTAGTACAAGTTTTCACTAGCTCACACCGTAACTTTTTTACCAGTGTCATGGGACAAGCCCTGAGAATTGCTGGGCAAGGTACACCAGTGTTAATTGTGCAGTTTCTCAAAGGTGGGATCAAGCAAGGACAAGACCGACCAATTCAATTGGGTCAAAATTTAGATTGGATTCGGTGTGATTTACCACGCTGCATCGACACCCCACATTTAGATGAATCAGAGAATCAGGCTTTACAAAAGTTGTGGTTACACACACAGCAGGTCGTCGATGAAGACAAGTATTCTCTTGTTGTTCTAGATGAGTTAAGTTTGGCGATTCACTTTGGGCTAATTCCTGAAAGCGATGTTCTAGCCTTTTTAGCCAAACGCTCTCCCCATGTCGATATTATTTTTACTGGAACAGAAATGCCCCAGTCTATTTTAGATGTGGCAGATCAAATTACAGAGATTAGGCGTAGTCATTGCCCCTAA
- the rbfA gene encoding 30S ribosome-binding factor RbfA, translated as MATNRRVSRVAELIKREVSQMLINGIKDDRVGTGMVSVTDVDVSGDLQHAKIYVSIYGTEEAKAETMAGLKSATGFVRSELGARVRLRRTPEVTFIEDRSIERGTKVLTLLNKLENARSLDDIPSADDSLDED; from the coding sequence ATGGCTACAAATCGCCGCGTCTCCCGTGTTGCTGAATTGATCAAACGGGAAGTTAGCCAAATGCTAATTAACGGTATTAAAGATGATCGTGTGGGTACAGGCATGGTCAGTGTCACAGACGTAGATGTTTCTGGGGATCTGCAACACGCCAAAATCTATGTCAGTATATATGGTACAGAAGAAGCTAAGGCAGAAACAATGGCGGGGTTGAAATCAGCCACAGGTTTTGTCCGTAGTGAATTAGGGGCAAGGGTAAGGTTACGTCGCACTCCCGAAGTGACTTTCATCGAAGATCGTTCAATAGAACGAGGAACAAAAGTGCTAACTTTGCTGAATAAACTGGAGAATGCGCGATCGCTTGATGATATACCTTCAGCAGATGACTCTTTAGACGAAGATTAG